A stretch of the Filimonas lacunae genome encodes the following:
- a CDS encoding glycosyl hydrolase → MYHTRSNKLKVMALAALSLYAVECGAQWNWPEVTRQAKPWTRWWWEGSAVNKKDLSWNMETYSKAGLGGLEITPIYGVKGHEKEFIPFLSPQWINMLQYTLQEGKRLDMGIDVANATGWPFGGPWVSDNDASKELFWKKYEVKGGAKLDEPIVFVQQPLVRADGVAPDIKDIKQPYGSNANLQVMALDQLRFQRNLPLTILMAYNGKGKKMDLTNKVDKDGRLNWTAPAGNDWHLYALFLGDHGKMVERAAPGGEGFVIDHFSQTALAHYLGHFDSAFKGHDLSGIRAFFNDSYEVDDARGQSNFTPAFFAEFIKRRGYDLRFFLPALFGDGDKETVSRVVCDYRETISELLLDNFTRPWHVWGSAKGALIRNQSHGSPANILDLYAAIDIPETEGNDVLRFKFATSAAHVSGKPLASSESATWLHDHFLSSLGDVKQAIDKFFVGGVNHVFYHGISYSPKDEPWPGWLFYAAVHFQPTNPFWKHFSTLNEYIARCQSFLQQGTPDNDVLIYYPVYDSYAEPGSALLKHYDALKPDFNGTGFASVSETMLNKGYTFDFISDKQIAAMKAEGAKLLSGKQPYKTIVLPDCRYMPLTTWNKVVSMAKEGATVLVYKNLPVDVPGLGQLEERRKTFAALKSSLQFADVNGVKTASIGTGRVVLADDITTLLQVAGIQREVMTDEGLQFVRRRDKDGYCYFVTNAGNKAIEKQVSLATHAASVVVYDPMQKQAGLAAVQQQSDGQTAVYLQLQPGESCILHTYVQAQQGAAYVYYQPAGQGVSIKGKWTIRFEEGGPVLPQPVTTDKLVSWTELGGEDVKAFSGIAAYQIGFATPQGSAEAWRLHLDQVYGSAEVYLNGKKLITLLGPDYSIDIPATALQPQNQLEIKVANLMANRIIDMDKHQVPYRIFYNTNFQAHDKANRGSDGLFTAINWNPLPSGINGNVTLTPLKKVSSSL, encoded by the coding sequence ATGTATCATACACGTAGTAACAAGTTAAAAGTGATGGCATTGGCTGCCCTTTCCCTGTATGCTGTAGAGTGCGGCGCGCAGTGGAACTGGCCGGAAGTAACCAGGCAGGCTAAGCCTTGGACCCGTTGGTGGTGGGAAGGCAGTGCGGTGAATAAAAAGGATCTTTCCTGGAATATGGAAACCTATAGCAAGGCAGGTCTGGGAGGTTTGGAAATAACGCCTATCTATGGCGTAAAGGGGCACGAAAAGGAGTTTATTCCGTTTCTTTCCCCGCAGTGGATAAACATGCTGCAATATACTTTGCAGGAGGGCAAACGGCTGGATATGGGCATTGATGTTGCCAATGCAACAGGTTGGCCATTTGGCGGGCCCTGGGTGTCGGATAACGATGCCAGTAAAGAGCTGTTCTGGAAAAAGTATGAAGTGAAAGGGGGCGCTAAGCTGGATGAACCGATAGTGTTTGTGCAGCAGCCCCTGGTGCGTGCCGATGGCGTAGCGCCGGATATTAAAGATATTAAACAGCCTTATGGCAGTAATGCTAACCTGCAGGTAATGGCTTTAGATCAGCTGCGGTTTCAAAGGAATTTACCATTGACCATTCTGATGGCATATAACGGTAAAGGCAAAAAAATGGATCTTACCAATAAAGTAGATAAGGATGGACGTTTAAACTGGACAGCGCCTGCGGGGAATGACTGGCATTTATATGCGTTGTTTCTTGGCGATCATGGTAAAATGGTGGAAAGAGCAGCGCCTGGCGGGGAAGGCTTTGTAATAGATCACTTTTCTCAAACAGCTCTTGCTCATTATTTAGGACATTTTGATTCCGCTTTTAAAGGGCATGATCTCAGTGGTATCCGCGCTTTTTTCAACGATTCTTATGAGGTGGATGATGCGCGTGGTCAATCCAACTTTACACCGGCATTCTTTGCGGAGTTTATCAAACGCCGTGGTTACGATCTCCGGTTTTTTTTGCCTGCTTTGTTTGGCGATGGGGATAAGGAAACCGTTAGCCGGGTAGTGTGTGATTACCGCGAAACCATATCCGAACTGTTACTGGATAATTTTACCCGGCCCTGGCATGTCTGGGGCAGTGCCAAAGGTGCGTTGATCCGTAACCAGTCGCACGGCTCACCAGCCAACATCCTGGATTTGTATGCTGCTATCGATATCCCGGAAACAGAAGGAAATGATGTGCTCCGTTTTAAGTTTGCTACTTCAGCAGCACATGTAAGCGGTAAGCCATTGGCTTCTTCCGAATCGGCAACCTGGCTGCACGATCATTTTCTGTCTTCTTTAGGAGATGTAAAACAAGCTATTGATAAATTCTTTGTAGGGGGTGTAAACCATGTCTTTTATCATGGTATCAGTTATTCGCCCAAAGATGAGCCCTGGCCGGGATGGTTGTTTTATGCCGCTGTGCATTTTCAGCCCACCAATCCGTTCTGGAAGCACTTTAGCACTTTAAACGAATACATTGCCCGTTGCCAGTCTTTCCTGCAACAGGGTACGCCGGATAATGATGTGCTGATATATTACCCGGTATATGATAGTTATGCCGAACCCGGGAGTGCTTTGCTGAAACATTACGATGCTTTGAAGCCCGACTTTAACGGAACCGGCTTTGCCAGTGTATCTGAAACGATGCTGAACAAAGGGTATACATTCGATTTTATATCTGATAAACAAATTGCTGCCATGAAGGCAGAAGGAGCTAAGTTGTTATCCGGCAAACAGCCCTATAAAACCATTGTGTTGCCCGACTGCCGCTACATGCCGCTGACTACATGGAATAAGGTGGTGAGCATGGCTAAAGAAGGTGCAACTGTGCTGGTATATAAAAACCTGCCTGTGGATGTTCCGGGACTGGGGCAATTGGAAGAGCGCCGCAAAACCTTTGCTGCTTTAAAGTCGTCCCTGCAATTTGCAGATGTCAATGGTGTTAAAACGGCCAGCATAGGCACGGGAAGAGTAGTGTTGGCGGATGATATTACTACTTTATTACAGGTAGCGGGCATTCAGCGGGAGGTGATGACAGACGAAGGCTTACAGTTTGTACGCCGCAGGGATAAGGATGGTTATTGCTATTTTGTAACCAATGCCGGCAATAAGGCTATTGAAAAGCAGGTGAGCCTGGCTACCCATGCCGCATCTGTAGTGGTATATGATCCTATGCAAAAGCAAGCGGGACTGGCAGCTGTACAACAACAGTCTGACGGGCAAACAGCGGTATATCTGCAACTGCAACCCGGCGAAAGCTGCATTTTGCATACTTATGTACAGGCACAGCAGGGAGCTGCATACGTATATTATCAGCCTGCAGGACAAGGGGTATCAATAAAAGGCAAGTGGACTATCCGTTTTGAAGAAGGCGGTCCTGTTTTGCCACAACCTGTTACAACAGACAAGTTGGTTTCGTGGACTGAACTAGGTGGCGAAGATGTAAAAGCGTTTTCGGGTATCGCTGCTTACCAGATCGGTTTTGCAACGCCGCAGGGTAGCGCCGAAGCCTGGCGTTTACACCTGGACCAGGTGTATGGAAGTGCGGAAGTGTATTTGAATGGTAAGAAGCTGATTACTTTACTGGGGCCGGATTATTCTATCGATATTCCTGCCACTGCTTTGCAGCCGCAAAATCAGCTGGAAATAAAAGTAGCCAACCTGATGGCTAACCGGATCATTGATATGGATAAACACCAGGTACCTTACAGGATATTTTATAACACCAACTTTCAGGCGCACGACAAAGCCAACAGGGGCAGCGATGGCTTGTTTACGGCTATCAACTGGAATCCACTGCCTTCGGGAATAAATGGTAATGTAACGTTAACGCCGTTGAAAAAAGTAAGCTCGTCTTTATAA
- a CDS encoding GNAT family N-acetyltransferase, with the protein MENVQFTKDEKGNGSFFILDGDKKIAEMVIHEGTNHLTVYHTEVQPEAEGKGLAKELLNAMVSYVRERHYKLIPLCVYVAAQVKRHPEDFADILQA; encoded by the coding sequence ATGGAGAATGTTCAGTTTACTAAAGACGAAAAAGGAAATGGCAGCTTTTTTATCCTGGATGGAGACAAAAAAATTGCCGAAATGGTGATACACGAGGGTACCAACCATTTGACCGTTTACCACACCGAGGTACAACCCGAAGCCGAAGGTAAGGGTCTGGCCAAAGAGCTATTGAACGCCATGGTAAGCTATGTACGGGAACGGCATTATAAGCTGATTCCTTTATGCGTTTATGTAGCCGCACAGGTAAAGCGTCATCCGGAAGATTTTGCAGACATTTTACAGGCTTAA
- a CDS encoding SPFH domain-containing protein: MDANVIKVLLFIGIPIIIAICYRVVLRIFFGVVIVPEDRIGLVTKKFVLMGKQELPEGRIIAVDGEAGFQAQTLAPGVYFGKWAWQYTVIFEPFTVIPTGKVGLVMAKDGTELPLGAILARKVACDAFQDAEAFLKNGGQKGRQTTMMTPGSYRVNTFLFNVEITDMVNIPDNAVGIVTTMEGQALENGSIAGKIVAGHNNFQDADSFVLNGGYKGLQEQVVLAGSYFFNPWFAKVEMVKMTEIPIGHVGVVISYVGSDGEDLSGIEFKHGNIVAKGHKGVWAEPFGPGKYPVNPYIMKVEYVPTTNLVLNWASARSEAHQLDKNLSTITVRSRDGFTFNLDVAQIIHIPTTEAPKVIARFGNMSNLVTQVLEPTIGNYFRNSAQDAEVIDFLKSRKERQESAKMHIGRVLEEYNVHGVDTLIGDIVPPDSLMKTLIDRKIAEEQKVTYDTQMRAQETRQALEKETAIAEIQKEIVKADQGVLIAERIADASVKKATGDANSVRLQANADADRMKLLASGEAEKVRLLAKAEAERTELIARADAEKISVTGRAEAEKILAIGQSHAESYKLAVEAMGGDNFTQLKVMEAIAEQKVKIMPDVLISGGDGNANPVNGLLGLKLLEELGNKKQPGKPEATAE, translated from the coding sequence ATGGACGCTAATGTTATAAAGGTACTGCTGTTTATAGGCATACCTATTATTATTGCTATTTGTTACCGTGTGGTGCTACGTATCTTCTTTGGCGTTGTAATAGTACCGGAAGACCGTATTGGCCTTGTTACCAAAAAATTTGTATTAATGGGTAAGCAGGAGTTACCCGAAGGACGCATTATTGCTGTAGATGGCGAAGCGGGCTTCCAGGCGCAAACGCTGGCTCCCGGCGTATACTTTGGTAAATGGGCATGGCAGTATACCGTCATCTTTGAACCTTTTACCGTGATACCTACCGGTAAAGTAGGGCTGGTAATGGCCAAAGACGGCACCGAACTCCCACTGGGCGCCATCCTGGCCCGCAAAGTAGCCTGCGATGCCTTCCAGGATGCAGAAGCTTTTTTAAAGAACGGCGGACAAAAAGGCCGTCAAACCACTATGATGACGCCTGGTAGCTACCGGGTAAACACCTTCCTGTTTAACGTGGAAATTACCGATATGGTAAACATACCCGACAACGCCGTAGGTATTGTTACCACTATGGAGGGACAGGCTTTAGAAAACGGTTCCATCGCCGGCAAAATCGTTGCAGGACACAACAATTTCCAGGATGCAGATTCTTTTGTACTGAATGGTGGTTATAAAGGCTTACAGGAGCAGGTGGTACTGGCAGGTTCTTACTTCTTTAACCCCTGGTTTGCCAAGGTAGAGATGGTAAAAATGACCGAGATTCCGATAGGCCACGTGGGTGTAGTTATTTCCTATGTAGGCTCTGATGGGGAAGACCTTAGTGGCATAGAGTTTAAGCATGGCAATATAGTAGCAAAAGGACATAAAGGTGTATGGGCCGAACCTTTTGGTCCTGGTAAATACCCGGTAAACCCCTACATTATGAAAGTGGAATATGTACCTACCACTAACCTGGTTTTAAACTGGGCCAGCGCCCGCAGCGAAGCACACCAGTTGGATAAAAACCTGAGCACTATCACCGTACGTAGCCGTGATGGTTTTACATTTAACCTGGATGTGGCACAGATCATTCACATACCTACCACCGAAGCCCCTAAAGTAATTGCACGCTTTGGTAACATGAGCAACCTGGTAACACAGGTACTGGAACCTACCATTGGTAACTATTTCCGAAACTCGGCCCAGGACGCGGAAGTGATTGACTTCTTAAAAAGCAGGAAGGAAAGACAGGAATCGGCCAAGATGCATATAGGCCGTGTATTGGAAGAATACAACGTACATGGCGTGGATACTTTAATTGGTGACATTGTACCTCCCGACAGCTTAATGAAAACACTGATTGACCGGAAGATTGCCGAAGAACAAAAGGTAACCTACGACACACAAATGCGCGCACAGGAAACACGTCAGGCACTGGAAAAAGAAACTGCTATTGCCGAGATACAGAAGGAGATTGTAAAAGCCGATCAGGGTGTATTGATTGCAGAAAGAATAGCCGATGCTTCTGTGAAAAAAGCTACCGGTGACGCCAACAGTGTGCGCCTGCAGGCGAATGCCGATGCCGACCGTATGAAACTGCTGGCCAGTGGTGAAGCAGAAAAAGTAAGGTTGCTGGCGAAAGCGGAAGCAGAACGTACCGAACTGATTGCCCGCGCTGATGCAGAGAAGATTTCTGTAACCGGTAGAGCAGAAGCGGAGAAGATACTGGCTATTGGGCAGTCACACGCCGAATCGTACAAACTGGCGGTGGAAGCAATGGGTGGCGATAACTTCACACAGCTGAAAGTAATGGAAGCTATTGCAGAACAGAAAGTGAAAATTATGCCGGATGTACTGATCAGTGGCGGTGATGGCAATGCTAACCCCGTGAACGGTTTGCTGGGCCTGAAACTACTGGAAGAACTGGGTAATAAAAAGCAACCCGGTAAGCCGGAAGCAACTGCGGAGTAA
- a CDS encoding outer membrane protein assembly factor BamB family protein produces MKKTALTLAALLWLYSGSLHAQEQATPQEWSLTTGSVASPPKWMKQFTTGILVVANDLGGLTGIDPEQHKAVWTKPELKGVKEEDIQDINGSPLAMINYPVLGSPFGRVIIINTVDGTEIFDSKDEHIRMGDYYPLASINSLLLEGTKEKRAFQMLIDFNTNERKWTVDRGEGKSGWGALMGKMKGAMRASMGSQKFPFVDAEGNIVLVEHKNISRIDIKTGAFLWTSEYDKKIGRVKETEGKIYFGEQGKSNLHCIALATGQEEWKKPVKLDGNFNNLVSYSDHEMIVLHSDGFNILDLSTLAFKWKRDPSVGDVSEIRILDNGFVTAHMEEKKAMIAYTNMEGKKVWDKDLDDALITYNVTPKGVYYVTTDRANVLTMEEGRKVWRKDIKIKGIPRYLVDAQSNAVIMYTNKNLYKFDMGAGEYKTILEDIELKDYVDKDADRNFGVGLYSIDFNDHNDMLEIENVGGKYLVRSNQNMWLIEESGNVVYKKYYKDAAMSKGVRSLLRAASAGGGFFTSYSAMAGVGSMPGDIMSGNTSKTERHLTNAQVSAVSSDGLRALSARVAATKSSRNAVSILTRFDDGTKGLVSVDKVTGEEKARILFKDNTPIYVVDDVMNKLYLVVGTEVSCYDLEKKAS; encoded by the coding sequence ATGAAAAAAACAGCACTGACCCTTGCAGCACTTTTGTGGCTGTACAGCGGATCCCTTCATGCACAGGAGCAAGCAACCCCGCAGGAATGGAGTCTTACCACTGGAAGCGTAGCTAGTCCGCCAAAGTGGATGAAACAATTTACTACAGGCATATTGGTTGTTGCCAACGATTTAGGTGGCTTAACCGGTATCGATCCCGAACAGCATAAAGCCGTTTGGACCAAGCCCGAACTGAAAGGGGTAAAAGAAGAAGATATTCAGGATATTAATGGTTCGCCACTGGCTATGATCAACTATCCTGTGCTGGGTAGCCCGTTCGGTCGTGTTATTATTATTAACACGGTGGATGGCACTGAAATATTTGATAGCAAGGATGAGCATATCCGTATGGGAGATTATTATCCTTTAGCCAGCATCAATAGCCTGTTACTGGAAGGCACTAAAGAGAAGAGAGCCTTTCAGATGCTGATTGACTTTAACACCAACGAAAGAAAATGGACGGTAGACAGGGGAGAAGGTAAAAGTGGCTGGGGTGCTTTGATGGGTAAAATGAAAGGGGCTATGAGGGCTTCTATGGGTTCTCAGAAATTTCCTTTTGTAGATGCTGAAGGCAATATTGTGCTGGTGGAGCATAAAAACATTTCCCGCATTGATATTAAAACCGGAGCTTTTTTATGGACCAGTGAATACGATAAAAAAATTGGCCGCGTAAAAGAGACAGAAGGTAAAATTTACTTTGGCGAACAAGGTAAATCCAACCTGCATTGCATTGCCCTGGCAACAGGACAGGAAGAATGGAAGAAGCCGGTAAAGCTGGATGGTAACTTCAATAACCTGGTTTCCTATTCCGATCATGAAATGATAGTGCTACATTCTGATGGTTTCAATATTCTGGATTTGAGCACACTGGCTTTCAAATGGAAAAGAGATCCTTCGGTAGGGGATGTGTCTGAAATTCGCATACTGGACAATGGTTTTGTTACAGCCCACATGGAAGAGAAAAAGGCTATGATTGCCTATACTAACATGGAAGGTAAAAAAGTATGGGATAAAGATCTGGATGACGCTTTAATCACCTATAATGTAACGCCTAAAGGGGTTTATTATGTTACCACCGACCGTGCTAACGTATTAACTATGGAAGAAGGACGCAAAGTATGGAGAAAGGATATTAAGATTAAAGGTATTCCACGTTACCTGGTAGATGCCCAGTCTAATGCGGTAATCATGTACACCAATAAAAACCTGTATAAGTTTGACATGGGAGCAGGTGAATACAAAACTATCCTGGAAGATATTGAGCTGAAAGACTATGTAGATAAAGATGCAGACAGGAATTTTGGTGTAGGTTTATATTCTATCGATTTTAATGACCATAATGATATGCTGGAAATTGAAAACGTGGGTGGCAAATACCTGGTACGCAGCAACCAGAACATGTGGCTGATTGAAGAGAGTGGCAATGTCGTGTATAAGAAATATTATAAAGATGCGGCTATGTCAAAAGGTGTTCGCAGCCTGTTACGTGCAGCCAGCGCAGGTGGCGGATTCTTTACTTCTTATTCTGCTATGGCTGGTGTTGGTTCTATGCCTGGCGATATTATGAGTGGTAACACCAGCAAAACCGAGCGTCATCTTACTAATGCGCAAGTTAGTGCAGTAAGCAGTGACGGTTTACGTGCGTTATCTGCCCGTGTTGCCGCTACCAAAAGCAGCAGGAATGCGGTTTCTATTTTAACCCGTTTTGATGATGGCACCAAAGGCCTGGTAAGTGTTGATAAAGTTACCGGTGAAGAAAAAGCAAGGATTCTGTTTAAAGACAATACGCCTATCTATGTAGTAGATGACGTGATGAACAAGTTATACCTGGTTGTTGGTACGGAAGTTTCGTGCTACGACCTGGAGAAAAAAGCAAGCTAG
- a CDS encoding MGH1-like glycoside hydrolase domain-containing protein, giving the protein MMNTEQQRLQQAGWKKWGSYVSDRQWGTVREDYSANGDAWNYTTHDMARSRAWRWGEEGIAGISDDKQLLCFAIALWNKRDPIIKERFFGLTNQQGNHGEDVKELYYYLDATPTHSYMKMLYKYPQLEFPYRQLVEENARRNRQQEEFEIIDTGIFNNDEYFDVFVEYAKAGTDDILVKITIHNRSNHSAALHVLPTAWFRNTWSWGRHDYKPVLLQDSGNSVKIQHEKLSVKHLYYEAGGNALYCENETNNERLYQSANSTLYPKDGINDYIIHAKPAVHPDLHGTKVAIDYDVAIEPRGVHMVKLRLSAQELPDAFSDFDSIFQQRLQEADAFYQDVQYNVIEDDERLVQRQALAGMLWNKQFYSYKVQQWLDGDPDMPAPPPERKNGRNAYWKQLNNEDIISVPDKWEFPWYASWDLAFHCVTLGMIDPDFAKQQLLMLTEEWYMNPSGELPAYEWSLGDVNPPVHAGAVFRVYKQDAAVNGKKDYAFLETLFHKLLINFTWWVNRKDNNGSNIFEGGFLGLDNIGAFDRGMILPGGAVMEQADATSWMAMYALNMLHISLELSNYNKVYTSMAIKFFEHFMHIAGAMASMGEGSSGLWDEEDEFFYDQIRSPDGHIVKVKIKSLVGLIPFFAVEVITKQTLDSNPVFAQRMAWFLRHRPDLARLVSRWYEEGKDEKHLLSLLRGHRMKRLLSRMLDETEFLSEHGVRSLSKRYDAEPYSLKEGDTELRVKYTPGESDTAIYGGNSNWRGPVWMPMNFLMIESLRKFHYFYSDDFRIEYPTASGKYYSLREVGHELAKRLLTLFVKDKQGRRAVLGDNEKLQTDPHFQNLVLFHEYFHGDTGKGLGASHQTGWSGLVANLIRMKNNP; this is encoded by the coding sequence ATGATGAACACAGAACAGCAACGATTACAGCAGGCAGGATGGAAGAAATGGGGATCGTATGTAAGTGACAGGCAATGGGGCACCGTGCGGGAAGATTACAGCGCCAATGGCGATGCCTGGAATTACACCACACACGATATGGCACGCAGCAGGGCCTGGCGCTGGGGAGAGGAAGGTATAGCGGGTATTAGTGATGATAAGCAATTGTTGTGCTTTGCTATTGCCTTATGGAACAAAAGAGATCCTATTATCAAAGAGCGTTTTTTTGGGCTCACCAACCAGCAGGGCAACCACGGCGAAGATGTAAAGGAACTCTATTACTACCTGGATGCCACGCCCACGCACTCCTACATGAAAATGCTGTATAAGTATCCGCAGCTGGAGTTTCCTTACCGGCAGCTGGTAGAAGAAAACGCCCGCCGTAACCGTCAGCAGGAAGAGTTTGAAATTATTGATACCGGCATTTTTAATAATGATGAATATTTTGATGTTTTTGTAGAATACGCCAAAGCGGGTACGGATGATATACTGGTGAAAATAACCATTCACAACCGCAGCAATCACAGTGCAGCGTTGCATGTATTACCCACTGCCTGGTTCAGGAACACCTGGAGCTGGGGCCGGCACGACTACAAACCGGTACTATTGCAGGATTCAGGCAACAGCGTTAAAATTCAGCACGAAAAACTATCGGTAAAGCATTTGTATTATGAAGCCGGTGGCAACGCGCTGTATTGCGAAAACGAAACCAATAACGAGCGTTTATACCAGAGTGCCAATAGCACGCTTTATCCCAAAGATGGCATCAACGATTATATTATACATGCTAAGCCTGCCGTGCATCCGGATTTGCATGGTACCAAGGTGGCTATTGATTATGATGTGGCTATAGAACCACGGGGTGTGCATATGGTAAAGCTACGTTTAAGTGCCCAGGAGCTACCTGATGCGTTTAGCGATTTTGATAGTATTTTTCAGCAGCGCCTGCAGGAAGCCGATGCGTTTTACCAGGATGTGCAGTACAATGTGATTGAAGACGACGAACGGTTGGTACAACGCCAGGCGCTGGCAGGCATGTTATGGAATAAACAGTTTTATTCGTACAAAGTGCAGCAATGGCTGGATGGTGATCCGGATATGCCAGCTCCGCCACCGGAGCGAAAAAACGGCCGTAATGCCTACTGGAAACAGTTGAACAATGAGGATATTATCTCTGTCCCTGATAAATGGGAATTTCCCTGGTATGCTTCGTGGGATCTGGCTTTTCATTGTGTTACATTGGGTATGATAGATCCTGATTTTGCGAAGCAGCAATTGTTGATGCTGACAGAAGAGTGGTATATGAATCCTTCGGGCGAATTGCCGGCTTATGAATGGTCGCTGGGGGATGTAAATCCGCCGGTGCATGCAGGAGCGGTGTTTCGTGTGTATAAGCAGGATGCTGCGGTTAATGGTAAAAAAGACTATGCTTTCCTGGAAACCCTGTTTCATAAACTACTCATCAATTTTACCTGGTGGGTAAATCGTAAGGATAACAACGGCAGTAACATTTTTGAAGGGGGCTTCCTGGGCCTGGATAATATTGGCGCATTCGACCGTGGTATGATATTGCCCGGCGGTGCTGTAATGGAGCAGGCAGATGCTACCAGCTGGATGGCCATGTATGCGTTGAATATGCTGCACATTTCGCTGGAGTTATCCAACTACAATAAGGTATACACCAGCATGGCTATTAAATTCTTTGAGCATTTTATGCATATAGCAGGCGCTATGGCCAGCATGGGGGAAGGCAGCAGTGGTTTGTGGGATGAAGAAGATGAATTCTTTTACGACCAGATACGTTCTCCCGATGGGCATATTGTAAAAGTGAAAATAAAGAGCCTGGTGGGGCTGATACCTTTTTTTGCAGTGGAAGTAATTACCAAACAAACGCTGGACAGTAACCCGGTGTTTGCGCAACGTATGGCCTGGTTTCTGCGTCACCGGCCCGATCTGGCCCGCCTGGTATCACGCTGGTACGAAGAAGGGAAGGATGAAAAGCACTTGTTAAGCCTGCTGCGCGGCCATCGCATGAAGCGTTTGTTAAGCCGTATGCTGGACGAAACGGAATTTTTAAGTGAACATGGCGTACGCTCGCTCAGCAAAAGATATGATGCGGAACCCTATAGCCTGAAAGAAGGGGATACAGAGCTGCGGGTAAAATATACACCGGGCGAAAGCGACACGGCTATTTATGGTGGTAACAGTAACTGGCGTGGTCCCGTTTGGATGCCGATGAATTTTTTAATGATAGAAAGCCTGCGCAAGTTCCATTATTTCTATAGCGATGATTTTCGTATTGAATATCCTACTGCATCCGGCAAATACTATTCATTGCGGGAAGTAGGGCATGAGCTGGCAAAACGTTTGCTTACCCTGTTTGTAAAAGATAAGCAGGGCAGAAGAGCGGTACTGGGTGATAATGAAAAACTGCAAACCGATCCGCATTTTCAAAACCTGGTATTGTTTCATGAATATTTTCACGGCGACACAGGTAAGGGGCTGGGGGCTTCGCACCAAACGGGGTGGAGCGGATTGGTGGCTAACCTTATCCGGATGAAGAATAATCCATAA